In Lemur catta isolate mLemCat1 chromosome 1, mLemCat1.pri, whole genome shotgun sequence, one DNA window encodes the following:
- the GRAMD2A gene encoding GRAM domain-containing protein 2A isoform X5, giving the protein MTALSRSEAAEAGSNQQMPGKTASLKSPVSCTEDPDNAQEPSDYSLHWPESLKGEEIKKCSREGTLLSKYNQQYHKLFKDIPLDEVVLKVCSCALQRDLLLQGRLYISPNWLCFHASLFGKDVKVVIPVVSVQMIKKHKMARLLPNGLAITTNTSQKYVFVSLLSRDSVYDMLRRVCTHLQPSSKKSLSVREFPEEAACKSLEVFIPEMKWRKVCPASRSLSLPDNIPCIPQASMDSTDSIFPSRKPPRSEDAVCEDDELEEEPKSDRELKLWYYRLFKVFFVLICFLVMSSSYLAFRISQLEQQLCSLNWDGSVPGHR; this is encoded by the exons CAACCAGCAAATGCCTGGAAAGACAGCTTCTCTGAAGAGCCCTGTGTCCTGCACAGAGGACCCGGACAATGCTCAGGAGCCCTCAGACTACAG TCTGCACTGGCCAGAAAGCTTGAAGGGCGAAGAGATAAAGAAGTGCAGCCGAGAAGGG ACACTACTGAGTAAATACAACCAGCAATACCACAAGCTGTTTAAGGACATCCCTTTGGACGAGGTGGTTCTCAAAG TGTGCTCCTGTGCCCTCCAGAGGGACCTCCTTCTCCAGGGCCGGCTCTACATCTCCCCCAACTGGCTCTGCTTCCATGCCAGCCTCTTTGGCAAGGATGTCAAG GTGGTCATTCCGGTGGTGTCCGTACAAATGATCAAAAAACACAAGATGGCACGGCTCCTTCCCAATGGACTGGCCATCACCACCAACACCAGCCAGAAG TATGTCTTCGTGTCACTGCTCTCCCGGGACAGTGTGTATGACATGCTGAGGAGAGTCTGCACCCACCTCCAG ccttccagcAAAAAGAGTCTGAGTGTAAGAGAATTTCCAGAGGAAGCAGCTTGCAAATCTCTG GAAGTCTTCATCCCCGAGATGAAGTGGAGAAAAGTGTGCCCTGCCTCCAGGTCCTTGTCCCTCCCAGACAACATCCCTTGTATCCCTCAAGCATCCATGGACTCCACAGACAGTATCTTCCCCTCCAGAAAGCCTCCAAGGTCTG AGGACGCTGTCTGTGAGGACGACGAGCTGGAAGAGGAGCCTAAGAGTGACAGGGAGCTGAAGCTCTGGTACTACCGGCTCTTCAAGGTCTTCTTTGTGCT GATCTGCTTCTTGGTCATGTCCTCATCCTATCTGGCGTTCCGCATCTCTCAGCTAGAACAGCAGTTATGCTCCTTGAACTGGGATGGCTCAGTCCCTGGGCACAG GTAA
- the GRAMD2A gene encoding GRAM domain-containing protein 2A isoform X1 — MTALSRSEAAEAGSNQQMPGKTASLKSPVSCTEDPDNAQEPSDYSLVASLRSGESVLSSSLQRPQGGGRKEGSPAGSMASGQALELLHWPESLKGEEIKKCSREGTLLSKYNQQYHKLFKDIPLDEVVLKVCSCALQRDLLLQGRLYISPNWLCFHASLFGKDVKVVIPVVSVQMIKKHKMARLLPNGLAITTNTSQKYVFVSLLSRDSVYDMLRRVCTHLQPSSKKSLSVREFPEEAACKSLEVFIPEMKWRKVCPASRSLSLPDNIPCIPQASMDSTDSIFPSRKPPRSEDAVCEDDELEEEPKSDRELKLWYYRLFKVFFVLICFLVMSSSYLAFRISQLEQQLCSLNWDGSVPGHR; from the exons CAACCAGCAAATGCCTGGAAAGACAGCTTCTCTGAAGAGCCCTGTGTCCTGCACAGAGGACCCGGACAATGCTCAGGAGCCCTCAGACTACAG ctTGGTGGCCTCCCTCAGGTCGGGTGAGTCTGTGCTGAGCTCCTCACTGCAGAGGCCACAGGGAGGAGGCCGCAAGGAGGGCAGTCCTGCTGGGAGCATGGCCAGTGGCCAGGCCCTGGAGCT TCTGCACTGGCCAGAAAGCTTGAAGGGCGAAGAGATAAAGAAGTGCAGCCGAGAAGGG ACACTACTGAGTAAATACAACCAGCAATACCACAAGCTGTTTAAGGACATCCCTTTGGACGAGGTGGTTCTCAAAG TGTGCTCCTGTGCCCTCCAGAGGGACCTCCTTCTCCAGGGCCGGCTCTACATCTCCCCCAACTGGCTCTGCTTCCATGCCAGCCTCTTTGGCAAGGATGTCAAG GTGGTCATTCCGGTGGTGTCCGTACAAATGATCAAAAAACACAAGATGGCACGGCTCCTTCCCAATGGACTGGCCATCACCACCAACACCAGCCAGAAG TATGTCTTCGTGTCACTGCTCTCCCGGGACAGTGTGTATGACATGCTGAGGAGAGTCTGCACCCACCTCCAG ccttccagcAAAAAGAGTCTGAGTGTAAGAGAATTTCCAGAGGAAGCAGCTTGCAAATCTCTG GAAGTCTTCATCCCCGAGATGAAGTGGAGAAAAGTGTGCCCTGCCTCCAGGTCCTTGTCCCTCCCAGACAACATCCCTTGTATCCCTCAAGCATCCATGGACTCCACAGACAGTATCTTCCCCTCCAGAAAGCCTCCAAGGTCTG AGGACGCTGTCTGTGAGGACGACGAGCTGGAAGAGGAGCCTAAGAGTGACAGGGAGCTGAAGCTCTGGTACTACCGGCTCTTCAAGGTCTTCTTTGTGCT GATCTGCTTCTTGGTCATGTCCTCATCCTATCTGGCGTTCCGCATCTCTCAGCTAGAACAGCAGTTATGCTCCTTGAACTGGGATGGCTCAGTCCCTGGGCACAG GTAA
- the GRAMD2A gene encoding GRAM domain-containing protein 2A isoform X3 produces MPGKTASLKSPVSCTEDPDNAQEPSDYSLVASLRSGESVLSSSLQRPQGGGRKEGSPAGSMASGQALELLHWPESLKGEEIKKCSREGTLLSKYNQQYHKLFKDIPLDEVVLKVCSCALQRDLLLQGRLYISPNWLCFHASLFGKDVKVVIPVVSVQMIKKHKMARLLPNGLAITTNTSQKYVFVSLLSRDSVYDMLRRVCTHLQPSSKKSLSVREFPEEAACKSLEVFIPEMKWRKVCPASRSLSLPDNIPCIPQASMDSTDSIFPSRKPPRSEDAVCEDDELEEEPKSDRELKLWYYRLFKVFFVLICFLVMSSSYLAFRISQLEQQLCSLNWDGSVPGHR; encoded by the exons ATGCCTGGAAAGACAGCTTCTCTGAAGAGCCCTGTGTCCTGCACAGAGGACCCGGACAATGCTCAGGAGCCCTCAGACTACAG ctTGGTGGCCTCCCTCAGGTCGGGTGAGTCTGTGCTGAGCTCCTCACTGCAGAGGCCACAGGGAGGAGGCCGCAAGGAGGGCAGTCCTGCTGGGAGCATGGCCAGTGGCCAGGCCCTGGAGCT TCTGCACTGGCCAGAAAGCTTGAAGGGCGAAGAGATAAAGAAGTGCAGCCGAGAAGGG ACACTACTGAGTAAATACAACCAGCAATACCACAAGCTGTTTAAGGACATCCCTTTGGACGAGGTGGTTCTCAAAG TGTGCTCCTGTGCCCTCCAGAGGGACCTCCTTCTCCAGGGCCGGCTCTACATCTCCCCCAACTGGCTCTGCTTCCATGCCAGCCTCTTTGGCAAGGATGTCAAG GTGGTCATTCCGGTGGTGTCCGTACAAATGATCAAAAAACACAAGATGGCACGGCTCCTTCCCAATGGACTGGCCATCACCACCAACACCAGCCAGAAG TATGTCTTCGTGTCACTGCTCTCCCGGGACAGTGTGTATGACATGCTGAGGAGAGTCTGCACCCACCTCCAG ccttccagcAAAAAGAGTCTGAGTGTAAGAGAATTTCCAGAGGAAGCAGCTTGCAAATCTCTG GAAGTCTTCATCCCCGAGATGAAGTGGAGAAAAGTGTGCCCTGCCTCCAGGTCCTTGTCCCTCCCAGACAACATCCCTTGTATCCCTCAAGCATCCATGGACTCCACAGACAGTATCTTCCCCTCCAGAAAGCCTCCAAGGTCTG AGGACGCTGTCTGTGAGGACGACGAGCTGGAAGAGGAGCCTAAGAGTGACAGGGAGCTGAAGCTCTGGTACTACCGGCTCTTCAAGGTCTTCTTTGTGCT GATCTGCTTCTTGGTCATGTCCTCATCCTATCTGGCGTTCCGCATCTCTCAGCTAGAACAGCAGTTATGCTCCTTGAACTGGGATGGCTCAGTCCCTGGGCACAG GTAA
- the GRAMD2A gene encoding GRAM domain-containing protein 2A isoform X4, with translation MTALSRSEAAEAGSNQQMPGKTASLKSPVSCTEDPDNAQEPSDYSLVASLRSGESVLSSSLQRPQGGGRKEGSPAGSMASGQALELLHWPESLKGEEIKKCSREGTLLSKYNQQYHKLFKDIPLDEVVLKVCSCALQRDLLLQGRLYISPNWLCFHASLFGKDVKYVFVSLLSRDSVYDMLRRVCTHLQPSSKKSLSVREFPEEAACKSLEVFIPEMKWRKVCPASRSLSLPDNIPCIPQASMDSTDSIFPSRKPPRSEDAVCEDDELEEEPKSDRELKLWYYRLFKVFFVLICFLVMSSSYLAFRISQLEQQLCSLNWDGSVPGHR, from the exons CAACCAGCAAATGCCTGGAAAGACAGCTTCTCTGAAGAGCCCTGTGTCCTGCACAGAGGACCCGGACAATGCTCAGGAGCCCTCAGACTACAG ctTGGTGGCCTCCCTCAGGTCGGGTGAGTCTGTGCTGAGCTCCTCACTGCAGAGGCCACAGGGAGGAGGCCGCAAGGAGGGCAGTCCTGCTGGGAGCATGGCCAGTGGCCAGGCCCTGGAGCT TCTGCACTGGCCAGAAAGCTTGAAGGGCGAAGAGATAAAGAAGTGCAGCCGAGAAGGG ACACTACTGAGTAAATACAACCAGCAATACCACAAGCTGTTTAAGGACATCCCTTTGGACGAGGTGGTTCTCAAAG TGTGCTCCTGTGCCCTCCAGAGGGACCTCCTTCTCCAGGGCCGGCTCTACATCTCCCCCAACTGGCTCTGCTTCCATGCCAGCCTCTTTGGCAAGGATGTCAAG TATGTCTTCGTGTCACTGCTCTCCCGGGACAGTGTGTATGACATGCTGAGGAGAGTCTGCACCCACCTCCAG ccttccagcAAAAAGAGTCTGAGTGTAAGAGAATTTCCAGAGGAAGCAGCTTGCAAATCTCTG GAAGTCTTCATCCCCGAGATGAAGTGGAGAAAAGTGTGCCCTGCCTCCAGGTCCTTGTCCCTCCCAGACAACATCCCTTGTATCCCTCAAGCATCCATGGACTCCACAGACAGTATCTTCCCCTCCAGAAAGCCTCCAAGGTCTG AGGACGCTGTCTGTGAGGACGACGAGCTGGAAGAGGAGCCTAAGAGTGACAGGGAGCTGAAGCTCTGGTACTACCGGCTCTTCAAGGTCTTCTTTGTGCT GATCTGCTTCTTGGTCATGTCCTCATCCTATCTGGCGTTCCGCATCTCTCAGCTAGAACAGCAGTTATGCTCCTTGAACTGGGATGGCTCAGTCCCTGGGCACAG GTAA
- the GRAMD2A gene encoding GRAM domain-containing protein 2A isoform X6 yields MTALSRSEAAEAGSNQQMPGKTASLKSPVSCTEDPDNAQEPSDYSLHWPESLKGEEIKKCSREGTLLSKYNQQYHKLFKDIPLDEVVLKVCSCALQRDLLLQGRLYISPNWLCFHASLFGKDVKVVIPVVSVQMIKKHKMARLLPNGLAITTNTSQKYVFVSLLSRDSVYDMLRRVCTHLQPSSKKSLSVREFPEEAACKSLEVFIPEMKWRKVCPASRSLSLPDNIPCIPQASMDSTDSIFPSRKPPRSEDAVCEDDELEEEPKSDRELKLWYYRLFKVFFVLICFLVMSSSYLAFRISQLEQQLCSLNWDGSVPGHR; encoded by the exons CAACCAGCAAATGCCTGGAAAGACAGCTTCTCTGAAGAGCCCTGTGTCCTGCACAGAGGACCCGGACAATGCTCAGGAGCCCTCAGACTACAG TCTGCACTGGCCAGAAAGCTTGAAGGGCGAAGAGATAAAGAAGTGCAGCCGAGAAGGG ACACTACTGAGTAAATACAACCAGCAATACCACAAGCTGTTTAAGGACATCCCTTTGGACGAGGTGGTTCTCAAAG TGTGCTCCTGTGCCCTCCAGAGGGACCTCCTTCTCCAGGGCCGGCTCTACATCTCCCCCAACTGGCTCTGCTTCCATGCCAGCCTCTTTGGCAAGGATGTCAAG GTGGTCATTCCGGTGGTGTCCGTACAAATGATCAAAAAACACAAGATGGCACGGCTCCTTCCCAATGGACTGGCCATCACCACCAACACCAGCCAGAAG TATGTCTTCGTGTCACTGCTCTCCCGGGACAGTGTGTATGACATGCTGAGGAGAGTCTGCACCCACCTCCAG ccttccagcAAAAAGAGTCTGAGTGTAAGAGAATTTCCAGAGGAAGCAGCTTGCAAATCTCTG GAAGTCTTCATCCCCGAGATGAAGTGGAGAAAAGTGTGCCCTGCCTCCAGGTCCTTGTCCCTCCCAGACAACATCCCTTGTATCCCTCAAGCATCCATGGACTCCACAGACAGTATCTTCCCCTCCAGAAAGCCTCCAAGGTCTG AGGACGCTGTCTGTGAGGACGACGAGCTGGAAGAGGAGCCTAAGAGTGACAGGGAGCTGAAGCTCTGGTACTACCGGCTCTTCAAGGTCTTCTTTGTGCT GATCTGCTTCTTGGTCATGTCCTCATCCTATCTGGCGTTCCGCATCTCTCAGCTAGAACAGCAGTTATGCTCCTTGAACTGGGATGGCTCAGTCCCTGGGCACAGGTGA
- the GRAMD2A gene encoding GRAM domain-containing protein 2A isoform X2, which produces MTALSRSEAAEAGSNQQMPGKTASLKSPVSCTEDPDNAQEPSDYSLVASLRSGESVLSSSLQRPQGGGRKEGSPAGSMASGQALELLHWPESLKGEEIKKCSREGTLLSKYNQQYHKLFKDIPLDEVVLKVCSCALQRDLLLQGRLYISPNWLCFHASLFGKDVKVVIPVVSVQMIKKHKMARLLPNGLAITTNTSQKYVFVSLLSRDSVYDMLRRVCTHLQPSSKKSLSVREFPEEAACKSLEVFIPEMKWRKVCPASRSLSLPDNIPCIPQASMDSTDSIFPSRKPPRSEDAVCEDDELEEEPKSDRELKLWYYRLFKVFFVLICFLVMSSSYLAFRISQLEQQLCSLNWDGSVPGHR; this is translated from the exons CAACCAGCAAATGCCTGGAAAGACAGCTTCTCTGAAGAGCCCTGTGTCCTGCACAGAGGACCCGGACAATGCTCAGGAGCCCTCAGACTACAG ctTGGTGGCCTCCCTCAGGTCGGGTGAGTCTGTGCTGAGCTCCTCACTGCAGAGGCCACAGGGAGGAGGCCGCAAGGAGGGCAGTCCTGCTGGGAGCATGGCCAGTGGCCAGGCCCTGGAGCT TCTGCACTGGCCAGAAAGCTTGAAGGGCGAAGAGATAAAGAAGTGCAGCCGAGAAGGG ACACTACTGAGTAAATACAACCAGCAATACCACAAGCTGTTTAAGGACATCCCTTTGGACGAGGTGGTTCTCAAAG TGTGCTCCTGTGCCCTCCAGAGGGACCTCCTTCTCCAGGGCCGGCTCTACATCTCCCCCAACTGGCTCTGCTTCCATGCCAGCCTCTTTGGCAAGGATGTCAAG GTGGTCATTCCGGTGGTGTCCGTACAAATGATCAAAAAACACAAGATGGCACGGCTCCTTCCCAATGGACTGGCCATCACCACCAACACCAGCCAGAAG TATGTCTTCGTGTCACTGCTCTCCCGGGACAGTGTGTATGACATGCTGAGGAGAGTCTGCACCCACCTCCAG ccttccagcAAAAAGAGTCTGAGTGTAAGAGAATTTCCAGAGGAAGCAGCTTGCAAATCTCTG GAAGTCTTCATCCCCGAGATGAAGTGGAGAAAAGTGTGCCCTGCCTCCAGGTCCTTGTCCCTCCCAGACAACATCCCTTGTATCCCTCAAGCATCCATGGACTCCACAGACAGTATCTTCCCCTCCAGAAAGCCTCCAAGGTCTG AGGACGCTGTCTGTGAGGACGACGAGCTGGAAGAGGAGCCTAAGAGTGACAGGGAGCTGAAGCTCTGGTACTACCGGCTCTTCAAGGTCTTCTTTGTGCT GATCTGCTTCTTGGTCATGTCCTCATCCTATCTGGCGTTCCGCATCTCTCAGCTAGAACAGCAGTTATGCTCCTTGAACTGGGATGGCTCAGTCCCTGGGCACAGGTGA